DNA from Salmo trutta chromosome 14, fSalTru1.1, whole genome shotgun sequence:
CATTCAACATAGGTGCAAGCACAGAGTCAGCTAAGTCTACCATGGTACCTAAGCGACGTGACTGCGCACGCGTAATTGCACACGCTGGAAATGCTTCGGGAAACGTAGTTCCCAAAACATCAGCACTTGACTGAGCATCAGGCTTGTCTAGCACTTCTAACACAGGCACAACTTTTCCTCCTGCTAGATCGTTACCCATGATTAGGTCAACCCCTTTTACGGGAAGCTCGGACTGTACACCGATTCTGAAATATCCACTCACTAGATCAGAAGTCAAATGGACAGTATGTAACGGAACAGGCACACAACCCATTTCGATCCCCTCAATAATACACTAGAGCCACAATAAGACTCTTCTGACCAGGGCAGAACACTCGAGAGAATTACAGACTGAGCTGCACCAGTATCTCTCAATATCAAAACTGGCTTTTGGTCTCCAGAATCACCTGTCAGGGAAACAAAGCCTTTAAATATGAACGGGTCGTACGTGTGATCAGGACAACTTAGTACAACTTCAGGACTCTCCTTTACAGAGCTCTTATTGGTTACTTTAATCAAACCCACACTTTTATGGAGTTTAGGGGTTGAAGCTGGTGACTTGCGTTTTAGAGACATACATTCCGAAATTACGTGTCCTACTTTATGACAGTAAAAACATGCGCGTTCCTCCTTTTGATTCAGCCGTGTACTTCCTGAGTAACGAGGTGAATAGTAAACAGAAGAGGATACAACCGGTCTAGTCTCACTACGGGGTGTGGGAAACACCGTTTTATGTGTTAACACAAATTCATCTGCAAGCACCGCGGCGTCAGATAACTAACACTTTCTGTTCATTAAGGTATACAACCAACCGCTCTGGGAGGCTGTTTTTAAATTCTTCCAATAACATTAATTCACGAAGACCTTCAAAGTCTTTGATTTTACTCGCTGAGCACCATTTGTCGAAGAGAGACTCCTTCTCTCTAGCGAGTTCAACAAAAGTTTTTATAGAGGATTTGGAGTGCTTTCTAAACTTTTGTCTATAAGCCTCTGGCACAAGCTCATACCCACGGAGCACAGTAGCCTTAACTATGTTGTAATTAAGACTATCAGCGAGAGAAAGAGTACCCAATACCTCCTGCGCTttaccggacaatttacattggagTAAAAGCGGCCACACATCCCTAGGCCAATTCAAAGCCACTGCTATGCGTTCGAATGCACAAAAGTAAGAGTCAACCTCAGATTCACGGAATTGTGGAACTAAAGCAATATGCCGGCTAATGTCAAAGGTAGAGACAGATCCTAGGGTGGAAAACACACTATTGGAAACGGCAGGGACAGCGGCCAGCCTCGCCATCTCTGCCTCTAATTCCAATTTGCGCATTTCGAAGTCCATCTGCCTTATCTTAAGGTCCTTTTCTGCTTCCAACTCCAGTCGGCGCATCTCCAACTTGAGATGTAGCTCATCCTTTCGGATTTGTGCTCGCTCTTCTGCCTCCATCTGTAAATGTACAGCTGTAGGCATAGGAGAAAGAGGGTCAAATCTCGGCAAGGTGGCCGGGGCCTTATACTCGACCTCATCGTCGGGCCTAGACGGGGTACCCAGAACATCCACCACCTCTCCAACCGTAGGCCGAGGCAAAACCAACACCTGCTTTTCCATCAGCGCCGCTAATACCAAGGCCTTTACCTCCACCTTAACAAATCCCCTTGGCACGGAGATATCGAAATGGTCTGCCAAAGTCTCTAAATCCACTCTCCTACAATTCTCAAAACCCTCCCACGTTGGGTTATCCAGAAAAAACTTCAGGTTAAAGTTGGCCATATTCCAAATCCACCACCTAACTACTACGCAGcactaaaccaaacacaacaACTACCCAATCCACCTTTACTACCCTAGTGTGCGGGCACAAGCTGGATCAATaaagatcccggatgagcccccatattacgttctcccctcgggtgtagctcgtctgaggaggagacgtaaatgcctgggcctaaacacaccaggtaacacggatgaaatgggaagaaatgtggggtgcaatgggcgatgaataaatcagaccacaaccagaactcaattttaaccctcaggggatgtttagtaaattatttaaaataaacaatataacacacccataaataatcagtaaacaacaagggaaggtaagagaagggaatgtttgggatcggggtccaagtaatgaaaataaacaaaaggtccctcttctacacacctaaaccttcctaacacactctaaaccctaacccactgtcctacctggttccaagaaaatacaagggtgacacccgcccggctaacctagtgtataaaacaatgggttatctacgtgagaatgtacacccatgggcagatctaccttttcccttctcaaggacctaggtagggtggagcgcctcaggaggacaggctgaaacacaaacaaagaaattaacacCAATAATCAACCAAaaaaaacaagtgtcctctctctctctctctccctccctcctcctccttctccttctccttctccttctccttcttcttcttcttcttcttcttcttcttcttcttcttcttcttcttcttcttcttcttcttcttcttcttcttcttcttcttcttcttcttcttcttcttctcacacagcaaacagatatcctctctgtaatcagctacagccacgcccaccatcgttagccgcaacttggtacacctgtaatgctcaggacaaacacactaacaggggaaaatggggaacaagaaaaacgtaacacgtaacattcatatatatatacggtctcgctgttacacctcgcagggcagacagagaagagaacgtcacatcctattgttctctcttatatactatgacagagatagttcccgctcactgctggcctgtcagagggaggaggagcgtggtttaaacttgctcctcctatcgtcggcgtgcaggctggtcccagcctcgtgacgcacttcctgtcgccgggtgtagttcttgtcttcagcagttgacttatccgtagtttatatacttaatattgtagcatagcttccccggtatattatataggttatgcaaacaaatagccaaTTCAACCCTAACAATATCCAAGCTGTTTCCCTAAACCATCGTTATTAACGCTGCACTTGAAAACGCTcgtaatctaacacctgcctcagaccacttgtAGAACAGCGTCGTTAGATGCATTCTTTGCCATCCTGTGTCACTTAATATACAGAAAATCtcaactaaacatagaatcacatggttGATCCATCTCTACGACCActgataacttcagaacaaaagttgactacaaagaggaagttgccaatgtctttgcagtTGATACAAACAAGCCACGTAGACAAAGATAGCCTACTGTTTGTAGCGTATGTGTTTTCAATCAATATGAGACAATATACCCACAGGAAAGTATAATTCTATCAACCTTTCAAAGCGCAGGTAGTGCATTCAGATTCCTATCACCTGAAGCATGCGCAGAAACATGTAAACATGTGCAAGAGCTCGGCAAGTATGCATGTGTCTCGTGCATGTATTTTTGTCTTGTGCGCATGCTTCAGGTGATAGGAATCTGAATGCACTACCTGCGCTTTGAAAGGTTGATGGaattatactttcctgtggatatattgtCTCATATACCGACCAAAAGGACCAACCGCACAGACAACCAGTAAAGTACATTCAAATATAATTGTAATTTTATTCGACATTCTGGCTTGTAAAGTTGAGAGGAAACTGTCCTGATTCAAACGCTCATTTCTGCCCAACGTAGAATTCAATGTAATTCATCGTCGGGTTTCCAGCCAGGTAACACACCTCATGTCAATCCATTGCTTTTACATTTTATGAAAGTCAGTTGCTACGCAACCACTGAACATGTACAGTGAACTGTGCAATCCTTCTATAGTATACTATCATCCACTATATCTTGCTGTCTGGCACCCTATCCTCCatatagtgcactgcatagggaaaagggttccatttgggacgatCTTTGTCTTCATATATGGAATATCAATCATAGGCACTACCATCCTGGAGCCGAAGACCCCCAGGGGCTCCGATGAGGAACCAAGCCCAGCTCAGGGCAGTCTCTTCAAGCTGGGTGAGGGAGCCTACCTGAGGTTGCTGCTGGGGGCCAGGGAGGTGGGGGCCCTGCTGTGTGAGAGGCTGGGGGTGAAGAGATGTGCCCTGGTCTGCAGGCCCCACCCAGACAGTAACAGTCCACCCCAGGTCTGTTGTGtttgtactctactctactattttctactttactcttattctactgtattctactctttTCTACTTTACTcttattctactctattctacttttTTCTACTTTACTcttattctactctattctgatcttttctatttttctccattctattttattctactCTTCTCTATTCTAATCTATTCTATTGTGTCTCATCTAGTTTTGAATAAAAACTGGCAATATAATTTATGTTGATGaacaaaaacattacatttgtgtTTAGATAGCATCATAATTCTGTCGTCGTTTCTAGAATGAACAGGTAACCTAGTAATAGTCCCTGTTGTTATTGACTCTCAGATCCGGGTGCTGCCGCTACACGGCCTTGACAGCGATTGGCGCCCCCACCTGGCGGAAGATGAGCACTACACCCACCACGACCCCGGCTACGTCACCTCTAAAAGCGGCCCTCGCTGGACTGACACGTCCCTCCAGGAGATCCAGGCTGAGATTCGGGCCCAGCTCCCTTCCCCCAATGCCCTACCAAACCTCACCTTCCTGGGGGAAGACCCATCGCACCCTGGCCTCTTCTCCCGGATCGTCCGTggagaggagcagcagtggaGGGTGTGGGAGGATGAGGGACATGTGGCATTCCTCACCCCATTCCCCAACGCCCCTGGCCTcaccgtactggtcccccgtcgACCTCTGACCTCGGATATATTTAGACTCAAAGAGGCAGATTATACGAGTTTGGTACTGGCAACCCAGAAGGTGGCCAGGGTTTTGGAAGAGGGTCTCGGAGCGTGGGGGGTGGGGTTGATATTCGAGGGGTTTGAGATTGACTACGCTCATGCTAAATTGAtacctctgctctctcctccctcctctcaccaAGTTGATGGGggctccaccaccaccactagctctcCACCTCCTCAGGCCCAGTTTAGTGCCACCTATCCTGGGTTTGTGACCTCGGAGGATGGCCCTGAGGCCAGCCTGGAGTGTTTGAAGGAGTTACAGGCCAAAATCACACAGTAATGATAATGTATTGACATGTTATGAAATATGTATGTAATTGCATATTATGAAGGACCTGAAACTGGGTGATTATAGTATTGGATGTATTGCACTTGACTACATACATTCCAATTGGTTGACTTGGTGATGTGGTAGCTTTTTTCAATACGAAGCCTGTTGATTCATGTACATACTGATTTGGTATACCAAATTCTATAGATGTGACTGTTTCTGTAATTCATTTTATTATCAACTTTAAATAGGACAACAATCAAGAGCTTTATTTGATAAACATGGTACTTTAAGGTTTTTAGACGTTTCCTTTGAAAAGTACTTAACAGTAGCATGGAAAAATACATGATTGTTTGATCAAAATAAACATGTGATTTCTATTACGTTTTGTAAAGTTTATTTTCAGATGATATTAGTTAGAGTACAACAGGCTGAGAAGGAGAAAACGGAAAGAAATGAACCGCCATCTTTCATTGTCAAATGTTACTATACATATGTCATTACTCATTATCCCTCTAATTGTATTAAATTAGTACAAACAACCATGAAACCAAGCACCTTCATATAGGgctagttcacccaaattacaaaatgaacTATTGGATTCCTTCAAAAGTTTacatttgaaacagtggccaTATAGACATACCTTGTACATAGACAGTTTTTTTTCTTACCCTGTAAGCAATGTAATTTAGTGAACTATCCATTTAATCATTATATTACATATGTTTCAGTCATATCATTGAATCATCATCACCCAGTGTTTTGTCTCTCAATTATGTTTGGCGGGACCTATTTACAGAGTTCAGCGCTCACAACACATCTGCATATTCCCCTAACAAGGTCTTAAGATCTCTGCCTAACAAGGCTTCTAATTGGTCCCTCAGTGTTTCAATTAAGAGGTTGAATTAATGAGCAGTTAAGTGGTTAATTAGCAGGGTATAAACAGGGCATTACCCGAGGCTATCATTATACAAAGACTGAGGCCGCATCTCAATACTCTGCATGGTTACTTTTCAGAGAAAAAAAAGACGGGACACCACATCTCAATGTTCTTTCCATGGTTACTAGAGAAACAAAAAGACTGGGGCTTCATCTCAATACTCTTTCCATGGTTACTAGAGAAACAAAAAGACTGGGGCTTCATCTCAATACTCTTTCCATGGTTACCAGAGAAACATAAAAGACTGGGGCTTCATCTCAATACTCTTTCCATGGTTACTAGAGAAACAGAAAGACTGGGGCTTCATCTCAATACTCTTTCCATGGTTACTAGAGAAACAAAAAGACTGGGGCTTCATCTCAATACTCTTTCCATGGTTACTAGAGAAACATAAAAGACTGGGGCTTCATCTCGATACTCTTTCCATGGTTACCAGAGAAACATAAAAGACTGGGGCTTCATCTCAATGTTCTTTCCATGGTTACTAGAGAAACAAAAAGACTGGGGCTTCATCTCGATACTCTTTCCATGGTTACCAGAGAAACATAAAAGACTGGGGCTTCATCTCAATGTTCTTTCCATGGTTACTAGAGAAACAAAAAGACTGGGGCTTCATCTCAATACTCTTTCCATGGTTACCAGAGAAACAAAAAGACTGGGGCTTCATCTCAATGTTCTTTCCATGGTTACTAGAGAAACAAAAAGACTGGGGCTTCATCTCAATACTCTTTCCATGGTTACTAGAGAAACAGAAAGACTGGAG
Protein-coding regions in this window:
- the LOC115147455 gene encoding uncharacterized protein LOC115147455 isoform X3; amino-acid sequence: MLLARFLRRMSSSLSRPLHVIWETEELVAYLHPQPWTPGTTILEPKTPRGSDEEPSPAQGSLFKLGEGAYLRLLLGAREVGALLCERLGVKRCALVCRPHPDSNSPPQIRVLPLHGLDSDWRPHLAEDEHYTHHDPGYVTSKSGPRWTDTSLQEIQAEIRAQLPSPNALPNLTFLGEDPSHPGLFSRIVRGEEQQWRVWEDEGHVAFLTPFPNAPGLTVLVPRRPLTSDIFRLKEADYTSLVLATQKVARVLEEGLGAWGVGLIFEGFEIDYAHAKLIPLLSPPSSHQVDGGSTTTTSSPPPQAQFSATYPGFVTSEDGPEASLECLKELQAKITQ
- the LOC115147455 gene encoding uncharacterized protein LOC115147455 isoform X1; translation: MLLARFLRRYRKLPIFLSLSLSPFPSLTLFLPLCLFPSLPSSIRMSSSLSRPLHVIWETEELVAYLHPQPWTPGTTILEPKTPRGSDEEPSPAQGSLFKLGEGAYLRLLLGAREVGALLCERLGVKRCALVCRPHPDSNSPPQIRVLPLHGLDSDWRPHLAEDEHYTHHDPGYVTSKSGPRWTDTSLQEIQAEIRAQLPSPNALPNLTFLGEDPSHPGLFSRIVRGEEQQWRVWEDEGHVAFLTPFPNAPGLTVLVPRRPLTSDIFRLKEADYTSLVLATQKVARVLEEGLGAWGVGLIFEGFEIDYAHAKLIPLLSPPSSHQVDGGSTTTTSSPPPQAQFSATYPGFVTSEDGPEASLECLKELQAKITQ
- the LOC115147455 gene encoding uncharacterized protein LOC115147455 isoform X2, whose product is MLLARFLRRLPIFLSLSLSPFPSLTLFLPLCLFPSLPSSIRMSSSLSRPLHVIWETEELVAYLHPQPWTPGTTILEPKTPRGSDEEPSPAQGSLFKLGEGAYLRLLLGAREVGALLCERLGVKRCALVCRPHPDSNSPPQIRVLPLHGLDSDWRPHLAEDEHYTHHDPGYVTSKSGPRWTDTSLQEIQAEIRAQLPSPNALPNLTFLGEDPSHPGLFSRIVRGEEQQWRVWEDEGHVAFLTPFPNAPGLTVLVPRRPLTSDIFRLKEADYTSLVLATQKVARVLEEGLGAWGVGLIFEGFEIDYAHAKLIPLLSPPSSHQVDGGSTTTTSSPPPQAQFSATYPGFVTSEDGPEASLECLKELQAKITQ